A genome region from Carya illinoinensis cultivar Pawnee chromosome 2, C.illinoinensisPawnee_v1, whole genome shotgun sequence includes the following:
- the LOC122296138 gene encoding probable indole-3-acetic acid-amido synthetase GH3.1, with protein MAVDSQLSSPLGPTACDKDSKALQFIEVMTRETGAVQERVLGEILIRNAETEYLRRFQLNGATDRDTFKSKVPVVTYEDLQPDIQRIANGDRSPIFSAHPISEFLTSSGTSAGERKLMPTIHEELDRRQLLYSLLMPVMNQYVSGLDKGKGLYFLFVKAETKTPGGLLARPVLTSYYRSEHFKTRPYDPYNVYTSPNEAILCADSFQSMYTQMLCGLLMREEVLRVGAVFASGLLRAIRFLQLHWQQLAHDISTGALNPKITDPSLRDCMSKIIKPNPELSKFITQECSGENWEGIITRVWPNTKYLDVIVTGAMAQYIPILEYYGGGLPLSCTMYASSECYFGLNLKPMSSPSEVSYTIMPNMCYCEFLPHEPDAPAVSRDSPPQLVDLADVEVGKQYELIITTYAGLCRYRVGDILQVTDFYNSAPQFRFIRRKNVLLSIDSDKTDEAELQKAIDNASALLKEFNTSVVEYMSYADTKSIPGHYVLYWELLVKDPANSPTHEVLNRCCLDMEESLNSVYRQSRVADNSIGPLEIRVLDNGTFEELMDYAISRGASINQYKVPRCVNSSPIVELLDSRVASVHFSPEPPQWNPEGRRC; from the exons ATGGCAGTTGATTCACAGCTCTCCTCCCCGCTTGGCCCTACGGCGTGCGACAAGGATTCCAAGGCGCTTCAGTTCATCGAGGTGATGACGAGGGAAACAGGCGCTGTACAGGAGAGGGTTTTGGGGGAGATACTGATTCGGAACGCCGAGACTGAGTACCTCAGGAGGTTCCAGCTCAATGGAGCTACGGACCGTGACACGTTCAAGTCGAAAGTCCCTGTCGTTACTTACGAGGATCTTCAGCCTGACATCCAGCGTATTGCTAATGGTGACCGATCCCCCATCTTCTCGGCTCACCCCATTTCTGAGTTCCTCACCAG CTCTGGGACTTCGGCTGGTGAGAGGAAACTAATGCCGACGATTCATGAAGAGTTGGACCGTCGCCAGCTATTGTACAGTCTTCTCATGCCGGTGATGAACCA ATACGTTTCCGGTTTAGACAAAGGGAAGGGACTCTACTTCTTGTTCGTTAAGGCAGAAACAAAGACTCCAGGTGGGCTCTTGGCACGTCCGGTGCTCACCAGCTACTACAGGAGTGAACATTTCAAGACCAGGCCGTATGACCCTTACAACGTCTATACCAGCCCGAATGAGGCTATTCTCTGCGCCGACTCGTTTCAGAGCATGTACACCCAGATGCTCTGCGGCCTCCTTATGCGCGAAGAGGTTCTCCGGGTCGGTGCCGTGTTTGCCTCCGGCCTGCTGAGAGCCATCCGGTTCCTACAACTTCACTGGCAACAACTGGCCCATGACATCTCTACTGGAGCCTTAAACCCTAAAATTACGGATCCTTCTCTCCGGGATTGCATGTCCAAAATTATCAAACCCAATCCCGAACTCTCCAAGTTCATAACCCAAGAGTGTTCAGGAGAGAACTGGGAAGGTATAATCACAAGAGTTTGGCCTAACACGAAATACCTAGACGTGATTGTAACGGGTGCAATGGCTCAGTACATACCCATTCTTGAATATTACGGCGGAGGGCTGCCTCTTTCATGCACTATGTATGCCTCCTCCGAATGCTACTTTGGGCTTAACCTCAAGCCAATGTCCAGTCCTTCTGAGGTTTCCTACACTATCATGCCAAACATGTGTTACTGCGAGTTCTTGCCACACGAGCCGGACGCTCCAGCTGTATCTCGTGACTCACCTCCACAGCTTGTTGACCTTGCCGACGTCGAAGTTGGGAAACAATACGAGCTCATAATCACCACCTATGCCGGGCTTTGTCGCTACCGAGTGGGCGACATCCTCCAAGTCACCGATTTCTACAACTCGGCTCCCCAATTTCGCTTCATAAGAAGAAAGAACGTGTTGTTGAGCATCGACTCGGACAAGACGGACGAAGCTGAGTTGCAAAAGGCTATCGATAATGCATCAGCGCTCCTAAAGGAATTCAACACAAGTGTGGTCGAGTACATGAGCTATGCAGACACAAAATCAATACCAGGACACTATGTACTTTACTGGGAGTTGCTGGTGAAGGACCCGGCTAACTCTCCGACTCATGAGGTCCTGAACCGATGCTGCTTAGACATGGAGGAGTCTCTGAACTCGGTGTACAGACAAAGCCGAGTTGCAGACAACTCGATCGGTCCCCTTGAGATTAGAGTGCTCGATAATGGCACCTTTGAAGAGCTCATGGATTATGCAATCTCCCGGGGTGCATCTATCAACCAGTACAAAGTTCCAAGGTGCGTGAACTCCTCCCCGATCGTGGAACTCCTCGACTCCAGAGTGGCCTCGGTGCATTTCAGTCCTGAGCCGCCGCAATGGAACCCCGAAGGACGTCGATGTTGA